A window of Ignisphaera sp. contains these coding sequences:
- the cas3 gene encoding CRISPR-associated helicase Cas3', translating into MSHLCSKFSSGRALIDTLSNYIYSLDKFDRVIVVEAPTGYGKSVGAPIVGALNYTKNFSYNFIHVLPLRAIVEDLYLCKYLAAVTSCKSTKCRALPPNVFIEALKTMDIDEGDIAYQMGLDHMIRGVGVKEPTYDAKVMVSTLDSFAYTFFRIPVTEMFREVKHYAIPRARIFTSTVFLDEVHMLKRFDDESSERALAFLKILLEFSIKTSTPVVLATATLWSRFREILANWCEGKIMFFTLSNRDEKSGSTVYVRDREFEDAAKSIKWVTNIVEEKDLVAKINEHSKCDERILVVRDTIRLAVDTYNKIDVDSNEKVLIHSRLCLKDREDAVNRARTAKVVVATPIIEAGVDWDFDVGFRDATNTPSAIQVFGRICRSRRDCEASVYLVKVNNSLRELIEYINMNRYIDWRIPYSYTRNGVEFKGYSEILEKSATITIDVDEKAERDFRALTAPIFLPSKYIESVLETTNYSILKEPLTQFYVYGYNKLENSRNSDEIISGTFTYSLELVRKQLRCIDYFVCVVDREGELITSFRKNVLHTTINSVEYAKLYEECIKSSSENRGRPIFIGFVLKENCYRNGLGFVGDE; encoded by the coding sequence ATGTCTCATTTGTGTAGCAAATTTTCAAGTGGTAGAGCACTCATAGATACCCTCTCAAACTATATATACAGTCTTGATAAATTTGATCGAGTTATAGTCGTAGAAGCTCCTACAGGTTATGGCAAATCTGTTGGAGCACCTATTGTAGGTGCATTAAACTATACAAAAAATTTTTCTTATAACTTCATCCACGTGCTACCTCTAAGAGCTATAGTTGAGGATCTCTACTTATGTAAGTATTTAGCAGCTGTAACCAGCTGTAAATCAACTAAATGTAGAGCATTGCCGCCAAATGTGTTTATCGAGGCTCTGAAGACAATGGATATAGATGAAGGTGATATAGCTTACCAGATGGGTCTAGACCATATGATTAGAGGTGTAGGAGTGAAGGAGCCTACCTACGACGCTAAGGTGATGGTATCTACACTAGATTCCTTTGCCTACACCTTCTTCAGAATACCGGTAACAGAGATGTTTAGAGAAGTAAAACATTATGCTATTCCTAGGGCCCGGATATTTACATCAACTGTGTTTCTTGATGAAGTTCATATGCTTAAGAGATTCGATGACGAGTCGTCTGAGAGAGCTTTAGCTTTCTTAAAGATACTGCTTGAGTTCTCTATAAAGACATCGACACCTGTTGTATTAGCAACAGCAACTCTATGGAGTAGATTTAGAGAAATTCTAGCAAATTGGTGTGAAGGTAAAATAATGTTCTTCACTCTATCGAATAGAGATGAGAAAAGCGGTTCAACTGTTTATGTAAGAGACCGGGAATTCGAAGATGCTGCAAAATCGATAAAGTGGGTCACGAATATCGTAGAAGAGAAAGATCTTGTAGCAAAAATCAATGAACATAGTAAATGTGATGAGAGAATTCTTGTGGTAAGAGACACTATACGTCTTGCTGTAGACACATACAATAAAATTGATGTTGATTCTAATGAGAAGGTTCTTATCCATAGCAGGCTATGTCTAAAGGATAGAGAAGATGCTGTAAATAGGGCTAGGACTGCAAAAGTTGTTGTAGCAACACCTATTATTGAAGCAGGTGTTGATTGGGATTTTGATGTAGGTTTTAGAGATGCTACAAACACTCCTTCAGCAATACAAGTCTTTGGCAGGATTTGTAGGAGTAGAAGAGATTGTGAAGCTTCTGTCTATCTAGTCAAGGTGAATAACAGTTTAAGAGAGTTGATTGAGTACATAAACATGAATAGATATATCGACTGGAGAATACCGTACAGCTATACTAGAAACGGAGTAGAGTTCAAAGGCTATAGCGAAATACTAGAAAAATCAGCTACCATAACCATAGATGTAGATGAAAAAGCAGAAAGAGATTTTAGAGCATTAACAGCACCAATCTTCCTTCCATCAAAATACATAGAATCTGTACTAGAGACTACGAACTATAGCATACTTAAAGAACCTCTAACACAATTTTATGTATATGGATATAACAAACTTGAAAACTCGAGGAATTCAGATGAAATTATATCTGGAACATTCACATATTCCTTAGAATTAGTACGAAAACAATTGCGATGCATTGACTATTTCGTATGTGTTGTTGATAGAGAAGGTGAGCTGATTACGAGCTTCAGAAAAAATGTTTTACACACTACCATCAATTCTGTAGAGTATGCAAAGCTCTACGAGGAATGTATTAAGTCTTCCTCAGAAAATAGAGGTAGACCTATTTTCATAGGATTTGTTTTAAAGGAGAACTGCTACAGAAATGGGCTTGGTTTCGTAGGTGATGAGTAG
- a CDS encoding PH domain-containing protein: MSVLWSGKPYIKKTIVKAFILYIIIGIIISPFFIWTIIFAPDVFLTYVIIYTISTWIFVAFYIYWKKAHTYYVMENSVLITRDWVFGKYQREITFDRIQDVHVQQGLLARMFKCGSVVFVTSSGLEVGYVVGGGGGYFYAGKAVPRLVRGAWNSFIDIRFPEEVRELVMKKIVSWREVFQQ, encoded by the coding sequence ATGAGTGTTTTATGGAGTGGTAAGCCGTATATAAAGAAGACTATTGTTAAAGCCTTTATACTTTATATTATAATAGGTATTATAATAAGTCCGTTCTTTATATGGACAATAATATTTGCGCCAGATGTATTCCTTACCTACGTTATTATCTACACTATCTCTACATGGATATTTGTAGCGTTTTACATATATTGGAAGAAAGCCCATACTTACTATGTAATGGAGAATAGTGTATTGATTACGAGAGACTGGGTTTTTGGTAAGTATCAAAGAGAGATTACTTTTGATAGAATACAGGATGTACATGTTCAGCAGGGGTTGTTAGCGAGAATGTTTAAGTGTGGTAGTGTAGTATTTGTTACATCATCTGGGCTAGAGGTTGGATATGTTGTTGGTGGTGGAGGAGGGTATTTTTATGCAGGAAAAGCTGTACCGAGACTTGTTAGAGGTGCATGGAATTCTTTCATAGATATTAGATTTCCTGAAGAGGTAAGAGAACTCGTAATGAAGAAGATAGTGTCATGGAGAGAAGTGTTTCAGCAATAG
- a CDS encoding winged helix-turn-helix transcriptional regulator, with product MYTLVTTLGFDISHTLLVLTKSSIKPVKIVALVGNIRGEVDQRAETAYTMLKQFANMINVNVERVDIDVTDIPLAIEKIIKILEENAPVTLDLGGGLRLLVLETYIAYTLTDPIKASSTTIYIALEGRNEIINIDVNTIKKRIILSKRLDETTNKILEYIKEKGTVTPKEIIDEINKSGYKITKQKLSKILEKLHKMGYIDKIERGKYRYKP from the coding sequence ATGTACACACTAGTAACAACACTAGGTTTCGATATATCTCACACACTACTTGTACTAACAAAGAGTAGCATAAAGCCAGTAAAAATCGTGGCTCTCGTAGGCAACATCAGAGGTGAAGTAGATCAAAGAGCTGAAACAGCCTATACAATGCTTAAACAATTCGCTAACATGATTAACGTAAATGTTGAGAGAGTAGATATAGATGTCACAGACATTCCCCTAGCAATTGAAAAAATAATCAAGATACTCGAAGAAAATGCTCCAGTAACCCTAGACCTAGGTGGAGGACTAAGACTACTAGTACTAGAAACATACATAGCCTACACACTAACAGATCCAATAAAAGCCTCGAGCACAACCATATACATAGCTCTAGAAGGAAGAAACGAAATAATAAACATAGATGTAAACACTATAAAGAAAAGAATAATATTATCCAAAAGACTCGATGAAACAACAAACAAAATACTAGAATACATAAAAGAAAAAGGAACAGTAACCCCCAAAGAAATAATAGACGAAATAAACAAATCCGGATACAAAATAACAAAACAAAAACTATCAAAAATACTCGAAAAACTACACAAAATGGGATACATAGACAAAATAGAGAGAGGAAAATACAGATACAAACCATAA
- a CDS encoding DevR family CRISPR-associated autoregulator yields the protein MFLSMSFRLKVEVEALNMVEAMGAYSRHRTVSLLKPRGEGKGYRLVIAPAVSGQAIAYGYMKSLVELATIKNLPLCGQCRNYENRGGFIKHGTDSTGKQEDLIRECVVDDITGFMIAQANVRRTSPIQFSYMVPDIEGSDVSIEPQFHVRAPMPGQKPQPFQVEAGTAIYVLGVALDIDKIGAVAGEGGVPKKVVDSRVPRIRIAIQALANLIEGLSFGAKKARYLPIYDVVGAIAALSHPVPFMVSPARVGRDGSNYISKTLSRASNYVDLFKDVNEEIEIVYMDKEGLNIETKITNVKIENANNVSELVAKILKKVEEKVRD from the coding sequence ATGTTCCTCTCCATGAGCTTTAGGCTAAAGGTTGAAGTAGAAGCCCTTAATATGGTTGAAGCAATGGGTGCATACAGTAGACATAGAACAGTATCTCTACTTAAGCCCAGGGGTGAGGGAAAGGGATATAGACTCGTCATAGCTCCCGCAGTCTCAGGACAAGCAATAGCCTATGGCTACATGAAGAGTTTAGTAGAGCTAGCAACAATAAAGAATCTACCTCTATGTGGTCAATGCAGAAACTATGAGAATAGAGGGGGATTCATAAAGCATGGCACAGACAGTACAGGTAAGCAAGAGGATCTTATTAGGGAGTGTGTAGTTGATGATATAACAGGCTTCATGATTGCACAAGCAAATGTTAGAAGAACATCACCGATACAGTTCAGCTACATGGTTCCAGATATAGAGGGCTCCGATGTATCAATAGAACCTCAATTCCATGTAAGAGCGCCAATGCCTGGACAAAAGCCTCAGCCTTTCCAAGTAGAAGCTGGGACAGCTATATATGTTCTAGGTGTTGCACTAGATATAGACAAGATAGGTGCAGTAGCTGGAGAAGGAGGTGTACCGAAGAAAGTTGTAGACAGTAGGGTACCTAGGATTAGGATAGCTATCCAAGCACTAGCAAATCTAATCGAGGGACTGAGTTTCGGAGCTAAGAAAGCTAGATATCTACCGATATACGATGTTGTAGGAGCTATAGCAGCTCTATCACATCCAGTACCATTCATGGTGTCTCCAGCTAGAGTAGGTAGAGATGGCAGCAACTATATATCGAAGACATTATCTAGAGCTTCAAACTATGTAGATCTATTCAAGGATGTAAATGAAGAAATAGAAATTGTGTATATGGATAAAGAAGGTCTCAATATAGAAACAAAAATCACAAACGTAAAGATTGAAAATGCCAACAACGTCTCAGAGCTTGTAGCAAAGATACTGAAAAAAGTTGAGGAAAAGGTTAGGGATTAG
- a CDS encoding nucleotidyltransferase domain-containing protein, with protein sequence MLERLSESEELAKAVNILISNLKVYAIILTGSRARGNYKPWSDYDILIIAEFREKYLDRIAKILELLKDIELNIEPHPYTIEEATEMLKKGNPLIIDALSEGKTLYTTKKFEEIIKLYKNLINKGLTKTKTTIILPTNNTTPENNTQTNHTTTKHNHTPKTHNNQTHHTPNHLLTP encoded by the coding sequence TTGTTAGAGAGATTATCGGAATCTGAAGAACTTGCTAAAGCAGTCAACATACTTATATCCAACCTAAAGGTATACGCCATAATACTAACAGGCTCTAGAGCTCGTGGAAACTATAAACCGTGGAGCGACTACGATATACTCATTATAGCCGAATTCAGAGAAAAATACCTAGACAGAATAGCGAAAATACTAGAACTACTAAAAGATATAGAGCTAAACATCGAACCACACCCATACACAATCGAAGAAGCTACAGAAATGCTAAAAAAAGGAAACCCACTAATAATAGACGCACTCTCAGAAGGAAAAACCCTATACACCACAAAAAAATTCGAAGAAATAATCAAACTCTACAAAAACCTAATAAACAAAGGACTCACAAAAACCAAAACAACAATCATACTACCAACAAACAACACAACCCCAGAAAACAACACACAAACTAACCACACCACAACAAAACACAACCACACCCCAAAAACCCATAATAACCAAACACATCACACACCAAACCACTTACTAACCCCTTAG
- the cas5a gene encoding type I-A CRISPR-associated protein Cas5a: MARKLYAVLAEVSTYGTLAIYTPYASISADTYLLPPPTTIVGALAYSYYRSLNDLRELTENGSSPAVELIDKKKVLYAAAGIVKPIGLSKSIERLYQHIYLKKQHWKRQEMAYTIGVRPISVVDRLQIFFILSDEELVKYCYGITRLGRKESLVAVDNVVSIPLENALTDSKYCETSFYFPLSIAKDYSPRGMWIEINMPILDKQNYAKKTTVLERYVVPKPFTDAKATVELNEEGVVLKMNIRDREIVEVPVPKRAIEI, translated from the coding sequence GTGGCTAGAAAGCTCTACGCTGTACTAGCAGAAGTATCGACATACGGCACTCTAGCTATCTATACCCCCTATGCATCTATATCTGCTGACACATATCTTCTACCACCACCAACAACAATAGTTGGAGCACTAGCATACTCTTACTACAGATCATTGAATGACTTGAGAGAGTTAACAGAAAATGGATCTTCACCAGCTGTAGAACTGATTGACAAGAAAAAAGTTCTCTATGCAGCTGCAGGAATAGTGAAGCCTATTGGGCTCTCGAAATCTATAGAGAGGTTATACCAACATATATATCTAAAGAAGCAGCACTGGAAAAGACAGGAAATGGCTTATACGATAGGTGTTCGCCCGATATCTGTAGTTGATAGACTACAGATATTCTTTATTTTAAGTGATGAAGAATTGGTGAAGTATTGCTACGGAATAACGAGACTTGGTAGAAAAGAGTCTCTAGTTGCTGTAGATAATGTAGTTTCGATACCTTTAGAAAATGCTTTAACAGATTCAAAATACTGTGAAACAAGTTTCTATTTTCCATTAAGTATAGCTAAAGATTATTCACCAAGAGGGATGTGGATAGAGATCAATATGCCTATACTTGATAAACAAAACTATGCCAAGAAGACAACTGTTCTAGAGCGATACGTAGTACCTAAACCTTTTACCGATGCAAAAGCCACAGTAGAGCTGAATGAAGAGGGTGTAGTGCTCAAGATGAATATAAGGGATAGAGAAATAGTTGAAGTTCCTGTACCAAAACGAGCTATAGAAATATAG
- a CDS encoding HEPN domain-containing protein: MVDEVVRWFEEALWDLDTARILHREKRYNAAAFYAHQAAEKACKALLYHIHEASWGHSVRELLLRYFKKLEKNPPEDLMVCARELDRHYIPSRYPNAHPSGTPHEAYDEETSRRALEASEKVVNFVREIIGI; this comes from the coding sequence GTGGTAGATGAGGTTGTGAGGTGGTTTGAGGAAGCTCTTTGGGATTTAGATACAGCTAGGATTCTACATAGAGAGAAGAGGTATAATGCTGCAGCTTTCTATGCTCATCAAGCTGCTGAAAAAGCTTGTAAAGCTCTTCTATACCATATCCATGAAGCTTCCTGGGGCCATAGCGTTAGAGAACTTTTACTACGCTACTTCAAGAAATTGGAGAAGAATCCACCCGAAGACCTTATGGTGTGTGCACGTGAGCTAGATAGACACTACATACCTTCGCGATACCCAAACGCCCACCCCTCTGGAACTCCTCATGAAGCATATGATGAAGAAACCTCGAGAAGAGCTCTAGAAGCTTCTGAAAAGGTGGTGAATTTTGTTAGAGAGATTATCGGAATCTGA